A single genomic interval of Oncorhynchus mykiss isolate Arlee chromosome 13, USDA_OmykA_1.1, whole genome shotgun sequence harbors:
- the LOC110511879 gene encoding zinc finger protein OZF-like, giving the protein MYNSSCGHQDRASPFPSTLPESTGYNSPGRALLLGLKRVSVWLVDCRKTAGQSGTVREGHEEGDLISSRDTPNRRSHSGRGLSSGALQPYHVADKTEKSLSRSERLKKHQQRRIGKKPHHCFSDCGKSFTSQSGFIIHTVVKPYCCSQCGKCFAASNTFKSHLRIHKGERPYPCLDCGKRFSYLGALNIHLRTHTGEKPYSCDQCGKSFSQSGTLNSHQRTHTGEKPYNCDRCGKRFAQSRELTRHLRTHTGEKPYSCDQCGKSFALSKALTIHQRIHTGEKPYSCGQCGKSFNQSGNLTTHKLTHTGVKPYSCGQCGMNFARASTLNRHKRTHTGEKPYSCDQCGKSFALSDKRTIHQRTHTGEKPYCCYQCGKGFAVASTLIRHYRKHTGEKPYSCDQCGKSFAVASTLNTHQRTHTGEKPYSCDQCGKSFAVAYNMIRHHRTHTAEKH; this is encoded by the exons ATGTACAATTCTTCCTGTGGTCACCAGGACAGAGCTAGTCCGTTCCCCTCCACCCTGCCGGAGTCCACTGGATACAACTCTCCCGGTAGAGCCTTACTGCTGGGTCTGAAGAGGGTGTCTGTGTGGCTGGTCGACTGCAGGAAAACAGCAGGgcagagtggaactgtgagagaagGACACGAGGAGGGAGATTTGATTTCATCAA GGGACACCCCTAACCGCCGTTCTCACAGTGGGAGGGGCTTATCATCTGGGGCGCTTCAACCATATCATGTTGCTGACAagacagagaagagtctctccagatcagaacgtctcaagaaacaccagcagagacGTATAGGAAAGAAACCTCACCACTGCttctctgactgtgggaagagttttacaaGCCAGAGTGGCTTCATTATTCACACCGTAGTGAAACCGTACTGCTGCTCACAGTGTGGGAAGTGTTTCGCTGCTTCTAACACCTTCAAATCTCATCTGAGAATTCATAAAGGGGAGAGGCCTTACCCATGCCTTGATTGTGGGAAAAGATTTTCTTATTTGGGAGCCTTAAACATACACctgcgaacacacacaggagagaagccttatagctgtgatcagtgtggaaagagcttcAGTCAATCTGGGACCTTAAATTCACACCAGCGAACAcatactggagagaaaccttataactGTGATCGGTGTGGAAAGAGATTTGCTCAGTCAAGAGAGCTGACTAGACACctgcgaacacacacaggagagaagccttatagttgtgatcagtgtgggaagagctttgctctATCAAAAGCCCTAACTATACACCAGCgtatacacactggagagaagccttatagctgtggtcagtgtgggaaaagcttcaatcAGTCTGGCAACCTGACAACACACAAGCTAACACACACTGGagtgaagccttatagctgtggtcagtgTGGGATGAACTTTGCTCGAGCTTCCACCCTGAATAGACACaagcgaacacacactggagagaaaccttatagctgtgatcagtgtgggaagagctttgctctATCAGATAAACGaactatacaccagagaacacacactggagagaagccttattgcTGTTATCAGTGTGGAAAGGGCTTTGCTGTAGCTTCCACCCTGATTAGACACTATCGaaaacacactggagagaagccttatagctgtgatcagtgtgggaaaaGCTTTGCTGTAGCTTCCACCCTGAAtacacaccagcgaacacacactggggagaagccttatagctgtgatcaatgtggtaAAAGCTTTGCTGTAGCTTACAACATGATTAGACACCACcgaacacacactgcagagaaaCATTAG